GAAAAAAGCCAAGCGCCAAAAGAAACGGACAGTGTGCTCAGTGTTATGATCTGGACTGCAAGAAGGCACGGACTGCAAGAGAGCATTGACTGCAAGAGCGCCAGGCgattcagattttaaaacagtGTAACTTTAAAGaccattttttttcattacatgttTGTATTCCtagaacaatttttattttaattatttttattatttttgcactTCTTTGCACTGCTCTCACAAGTTTTCAAAGCTCTTTATCAAGGTTAACTGATGCTGCATGCCTTTGTCCATCTGGCTTTTGCTCCCAACTGCAAATGACCACCAGTCACGTCTTGGACTCACTATTTAAACTGCAATGAACAGCGACTGCTACTATATGACTTACTTAGTGTGGCTTTCCTCTGCAAAATAATTGTGGCATGTTACAGCTACAGTTTACTTTTTCAAGCAGAAAAGCCACATCTTTTAGAAGACGTGATGTTAGAGCAGCTTATCAGGCGCCTTTGAAGAGACAGAAATGAAGTTCTGTCTTAATGTTTTCAAAGTTACTTGGTGGCAGTGGTATGAGCTAGCCTCAAGCTGCCCCCAGAGTGCGCAGACAGAGCACCCACTACTCGCCCTGTACCACTGTGCCAGCTTTGCAGAGCTACACCTTTAGAGGTCTCCTTGCAAGGCCTGCTGCTGTAATAGAAACCGGTATTTATCAACGGAAATACATCGGTTGCTCCAATTCAGAAATGGCATATCATGGTAAATATTTAATTTACAGCACTCAAAGTACTCCAAGGAGCTACTATGTGTAATGTAAAGTCAGTTTTACAATAAACTTACATAGCTTATTTAATACATGACAGATGCAAGTATTGGTGCATGCTAGTGGAAATACTTAACTCATGCATTAACTGATGAAGTCATCTCTACTGCTACAAATTAAAATTTTCCCTTTTGTGATGGTGTCAGTTGCCTGTTTAAGGATGAGGGATGCTCCCACTGCACAATGTAGTACATGTGCCTCAAATCTCCTAGTTCTTTTGCACATCCCATGCAGTGAGATCTCAGATTTCAGGAGCAATCACTAGTTTGTAGCCATCATAAACCAAACCCGTGAGGGGGAAGGAGGCTTCTGCAGTACAGGTATTGCTGAAAGCTTTCTGTATAAGGCAAACTACAGCCCATCCTAAGGGAGAATACCTAGGACTTTTACTTACATAACAGTTAACAAGATACAACCTTTTGCCAAAAAGTTTAGGCAGTGCAGGCCAGGAGTCTACTGTTAGACAAACATTGCACATAGAGCCTGGTAACTGTACATCGTAGAGATTTCATGCAACTTTATCCTCTGCTGGTTACATGACCAGTTGGTGAAAAACTCTGTTTTGGAGCAAGccatcattattattttacatGCAGGGTAAAGAGATCTTGATCCTCgaaatcatactttttttttttttcttctttcttcccctaacttgttttgatttaattagGTTTGTCAGTCCCTATCaacttaaaatggaaaattaaaaaaaaatttaaaaattacaagtTTGTGCACATCTTCGACTATACAAAAATCTTGAAGAGTTGTGCACAAGAAAACATTTGTCAGTAAAACACAGCAAACCACCCACCACCTTACCCAGTATGAAACTGAAACATCAATGTGCAGGAAGTTACTGCGTTTACCCTCAGCTCCATGGCAGGaatcttctttgcttttttattctgagTTTCTCATGCGGCAGAACTCAAGTTACTCACCATGTGCAGAGCTCCCCACCCCTGGAGAACCAGATCCACTGCTCAGATCCAGCAGGTTCCAGCATCGCtctcaaaataaaacaatttatatTTCATAAATGGAGAgttcaaaggattaaaaaaaaactcaCAGGGTGTGCAAAAGTTGAAAGTTAACATAGCAAGATACAGCCCAGCTAGTGTGAAAGTTGTTCAAAATATGCAAATTGCAATTTATTGTTCATGCCCACAGGACAGTGACACTGTAAAGGTAATTTTGCTGGCCTCGCATCAACAGAAGAACTGATGAAACCATTTCAAGTCTGTAGTGCATATATATTTGTTCATGAGCACGCTTACTGAGAGAAGGGCATCATTTTCAGATCACTCTGCCAAAGCATATGCCCAATTTGGCCTTTGTGCTAGCTCAAAGGAAGCCTTCACCTTTGGGAAAGATGCTGCCTAAAGCAGCTCACAATACTGCAGCTGGCCTTGGGAGGTACAGCTGTTAAAGCACCCAAAACAAGCTTATTGGAATGAGTTAAGTTTAAGTTCAAGCAGCACAAGGAGTTAAGCAGGACAGCAGTCAGTATTTGTCCTCTGCCATCCTCCTGAATGAGTGTTTACATTCTCTTAATTACTGGTACAAGTGCAGCATCTAAAGAAAGTATTTAATATTTCTGTTGAGCCTGTCCTCCCCTTTCCAGAACAGCACTGGGAACAAACAGTACTGAAAACAGAAACCGAAGTGCAACTGCACTTACTGCCACTAATCAAGgctattttaaggaaaaatggtGTCTCGAAAAACCAACCCGAAGGGCAGtgtatttgttattaaaaagagGCTGAAGCAGCGGCATATTGAATGGTTTATTTTAGGTCTTTTCCAGGCCTGGACAGATGACCTGGTCTCCCTGGAAGAGGGCTAGCAGACTTCCCTGccatttaaaaactgcttttgctcgcttgtttttgttttcaaaagcagatttctttaaatagcttttttaaaGTGTATATAGCAGCAGTATGGTACAaagatgggcttttttttttttcacagtacaCACAGGTTAGTATTGCCACTGAAAATATGCCTTCaacaaatgcctttaaaacagCATTCAGTCTGTATGACTGATCAACCTGGAGTGTTCATAAACCTTTGCAAATCCAATACccagaatttaaataataaaactgCAAAGTGTTAAATATCATTCCAGAATTGGAATTACAGTAGATCCGACATTCCCCCAATGCTGGCACTTCACCGGGCAGGTGTATGCtgctctatatacaggaaaaaaaaccccaaaagcaaacaCGTTTTGTATTAAATGTACATAAATAGCAGGACTGCGGACTGGAGAGCCATGCTTGCATTAATACTGAGTCTGTGCTGGCATAGTCCATATCCTTCGCCAAACACGGGGACAGATGAGTCCTTCCGAGCCCATCCATTGTGTTGCTGGGGTTTAGCAGGATCCATCCCAAACCCAGCGCCTGCTGCGGGCAGGGGGATGGCAGCCAGCACACCGGGGACAGGGGGTTCACAGCTTCttcattttgtctttgtttttctggaGTTTAGTGTGCACCACTTTGAGAGTAGTGAGGAAGTTCCcaaggaagagcagcagaaacgtgaaagccaaaacaaaaacctgaggggagaagaaggggaaaaaagggtgagAGCTGAGGGTACCGCTTTGGCCACATGTAAGTGAGCTCTGGTGCAGCTTGGTTGACAAGCCTAGGGATCGGTCAGCACGGAGATCCGAGGAGAGAAGATCGTAGCCAAATACACCCAGCTGTGTGGGTTAACAGGAAGTATATTTTTATCATGATTATTTAAGTAGCAGGTACTACTTTTTAATATTACAACACAGGTTATATTCAACACTGCTGACTCTACCAGACAGtaaaatcaaatcattaagtCCAATCTAACAGATTAACATTACACTACAAGCACGTGCACTGAACAGCAGTGGCACAGGTGTCAGGGAATGACCTGTTTCTGCGGGAAGGTGTGTTCTTCCTGAACAAAGTGAGCACACAAGTTACAGCAAGATCTGACCAAAATAAAGACCATCACAGTAAATGCACCACTGCACATGTGATGTGGTCCAATCTGGATCTACAGGAGCAACTGTATAGCTGGAAAGGGATAGACATCTTTGATGGGTGAGAGCAACTGAGAAAACAAGTGGAAGGATCCCTAGAAGTGGGGCAATAAAGCGGATAATACGTTTTTAAAGTGATCCACTGTCATCATATTTTTGTATGTGTAACTCATGGATCAGCCATAAAGAACCACCAGCAACTCAACAGCCATTGCTATTAAATGTCCATATACACAAACAATATGGAGAGATATTTACCCACATGTATTTTCTTCCCCTACATGCTCTGCCTTTCAGTTTGTGTGGTCACCCGTGGGTGCAAACTTCCCTATGGTAACTCACATTTATTTTGAGTTCTCTTGTATAGGCTTTGTGCCACATCATCCTGAGATATTTAGATGGGGTCAGATACCCAAGTATCTTTAAGGATGTGGTTAAACACCCCCTCTTCTCCTGCTCCGTgcttcttctgagcagaagcaacaCCCACCTGCCATTCTTTGCACTCCTTATGCCTCGACAATCCAAAAAGCGTGACTGCATTATATAGCTGCCAgaactacaaaggaaaaaaaaccaaacaaaaaacaaaaccacaatttcattactagcaaaaaaacccccttagaAACATTTGCCATGGGTGCATGTGATCCAAAACACCTTTTTATGGTGCTGCAACCACAGCGGCAGACCCACCCAGGCCCTGTGCCGCAGACGGGGGAACGGGATTGCCCAACTTACgtgcccaaagaacaagaagggaaggagaaacgTCAGCCCCCGCCACATCCAGGACTGAAATCCTTCTGGAAAAGGTTAACAGAAGAGACAGAGAGTGAGCACAGAAGAGGCAGGACCGGAgctgcagccctccccacctAGACCACCCCGTAAAGGCTATTCCCATCCAGCTCCGCAATAACCAaccaatttaaaatatatacctGAAGGTGTGGTAAtgggaggaggatgaagatgggGATGACCAAAACCTCCATCTTAACCTTCTTAAGAGCTGACGGAGACCAGAGCCCTCTGCTCCCGAGCCACAGGACCCAAGGAGGGGGATAAAAGCCTCGCTCCCCTTCCTGCCTTAGGACgtaggcagcagggcaggggggtggcagctctgcaaagctcGCTCTTGGAAGACCACGCAGCCCTCTCCCTATCACTGCATCTAAAACCTGTGCAAAAACTTTGCAAAGAAAGTATTGCAGAAAACCTCACCTACTGTGAGGTCCAAGTGGTTTCTCTCCCCCAAAGCACGGAGTCTATAAAGGCAGCCCCTTTGATAATAATACTGTAGGAACTGAACGCAACCTGGAGAAGGAGAGATAAAACATCATTGCATTGGCTATTCAGAAGTATGATAAACATATCAAACTATTTTAATAATGTTTAATCCAACAGCATTTAATTATTGTTTATATTTGTATGCTATCTTTATATTTCTACAGTTTAATACTCTAGTATTTACGAAGCAGAAGTGTTTTCTTCTAAGCACATACCATACAAAACTATTTTACCCCATGAATTAGCAAGGTAAGATATACTCACTCTGAAATattgaaaatgctaaaaattgACTGCGAAACATTTGATACATGAGTCCATCTGGcctgaaagcaaaatataaagGAGGTCAATTTGTTTGATAAAAAGCATACGATGCAGTGCGCTATTCCCCTTCACTGCCAAGCCAGATCCCATTAGCAAACGAAGCAAGCAGCTGGTACCCAGCCTGCTCCACCCCATCAGGAGCCCAGAGAGGGTGCTACAGCTGCACATCACAACTCTGGCATGTAGGAAACGCTCTCATCAATTAGGTTTCCCTTCTCCAACACGTATAAATGCTGCCCCCTTTTATTCATTTGCTTATCGCCGTCTTCTCTAGGCAGCGATCAAAGCCGTTCAGCAGTGTCTGCATCAAGAATCCAAGTGGTGGAGCAGGGGGTGGTTGTGCTCCTTATCCTAAGGGTAGTTCAGGATACACAGAGGACAGGGGACCTTGTGCTCCAGCCATGATGTTGTCCCCTTACAGATTCAGGAGCAGAAAcatttgttgttttaaaacaatttttaattattaactaATCGGTTCATGCCAAAGTTGAGACACTTTGCACAGGCACCGTACGCAGGGTGCATTGCTTTGTTGTTTGACCAACACCACCACCCATGGGAAGGTAACTTGCATTTTTGGCTTTATACTCTGTTTGTAATCTGGGTTCAGTAAAGGCAGCAAACAGATTAATTTTGTGGTGTCCTCCCTCTAAAGCAAAGTGCTGCTTGTTTGCTTAGTTACAGAGACAGAAATTGAAAGACTTGCAGAGATTTTGCTACCATCAGCACAACTACAGCTTagggtttgggtttctttctttctttttttgaaatcagCAATGTAAATACAAACTTGCAGTGTTGTATTTATCATTGAAAACACCTGTAACATCAGACAAATATTAAGTCTGATGCTTCGCCATGTGGCCACAGCTTCGTGGTCACGCTGGATTTAAATGCTCAGATGATGCAAACACCATGAAACAGGCTTGAAGCACCTTGAGGAGGCGAGAGCAGACTCACCACGTTAACATTACTCCAGACAGGAATGTGGAGACATAGTGATGAGACACCCACCAGCCTTTGATCCTGAACAGAAAAAACGTGGCAGTTAGACAAGAAACACGGATTTTAGCATTGTAAGTCTGgctttacagacaaaaaaaaattaccctgacttgggggaggaggaaggacagggaaCAAAATAGATGGCCCAACTCAAGCCAAAGGGGTGCTGTGGAGCGCTGCCCTGGCAATATGGCTTAGCTGGGGGCAAGAATCCACAACTGCCAGAGGGAGCCTCGGGACCAGGGCACATCTCGCGTGCTCCCACGAGCTCTCCAGCACAGCGAGAAGCAGCAGTCCCTGCAGCACGAGGCACCACGGTGACTAATGATGCACAACTTTCAGCCcacacaccctttttttttccgTGCCATGCAAATAAGTGACATTTCCAAGTCCTTCCTGTGAGGTGGCTGTTTCTTTCAGACATGAAAGCTGCAGAAAGCTCAGAAAATTACAGTAAAGTGAGCAAAAGATGTGGCAAGGCAGAATCATGAAGTGAAGAGCTGCCCCAGGGATGGCACTGCTTTGGAAACTAAGCCAACACGATGGCTTAATTTGGGGCGTTTCCAATCAAAGGTGTGTGACCTCTAACACAAGACAGCACCCAAGCTGCTGTGACCAACCTCTGCAGATACAGCAAGCCCAGGctcagctgtttctctgctggCCTCAGGCAAGCAACTTTACATCCccatgctttgttttttcctctttgtctttaGCCCCACAGcaatccccctcctcctctctggaAAGCACCCCAAAACAAGACATCACgcctgcagcagccctggggacagccgTGCTTGCAGAAGAGATTGCTTCATCCCTGCTGCCCACAGTCAGCGCTGGACACTGTGTCCTCAAGCAGCTCCCAGAAATCAGCCCATTTTTAAGATTTTGCCCACGGACAAAGGAGGAAGGGCCTGATTTTCCTGCCGCACATGCCACACTGGTGCCTGCCTCCAGGCACAAACCCCCTCTTGCATCAGGTGTGGGGACCACAAGCATCCAGCCAGCAATGTCAAGACAAAACTCCCAGAAGTGCTCCTTCCTGTCCTCATTTCAAGGAGATCACGGAAGCAACTGGCTTCAGAGAGGGAAGTGACTGGCTGGAACAAGGAGCTGTGAGCTGCTCCCAGCTGATCATTAGATAATGCTACTTAATTAGGACAACACTGACTCCTGCCACTAACACAAGTGCTGGTCCACCCCTGTACAAGCACCACTACAAGGGAGTGTGCAAGTTCTCTGAGCAGCATGCAGAGCAAGAATGAATGTGGGAAGCTGGGCTAACGTGATGCTGGCTGCCCGAAAAGTGCCAAACAAGACAAGTTAGAAGCCCAATTAATTAACGGTACAGGGAGCTGCAaatgttgcagcagcagcagccagtcaCCCAGCAGCAAACTGACATGCACGGGAAGAGACGTGGCAATTGCTGCAGTTTCCCCACACCATCCTATCTGGATGATGAAAATCAGGGACATGCAGCCATCAGGTTATTGCTAAAATCTGACACCAGACTCCAGATTGCACACAAATACAAACTCAGGCAACTTCTCGACCCAGACCCAAGGGAGATACTCCAGAAGCGATTCACCAGCAGGACCTCACCACCCTGCCTTAGGATATCCCTACTAAGGGTGCCATAAAGAAACAAGGGCTTGCAGTAAGGATCATCTTGCAGTTAACTTCTCCCAGGGTTTTACTTGTGTTCCCAGCTCTTTATACAATTATCCCCTAACCGCCAACTTTCCCTCGATACAACTGTAACGTAGTCACACACTCCATGAGATGTGGCAGTGACCAAAAACACGTACACACTTACACCCCAGACCACATCTACAACTAACCCATAGCTACAAAAAATATCCAACACTTCGGACCAAGAGCTTATGGACTTCTAGGAATTgcaccttctcctccctccccaaacctcAGGTGGCCACATCTGCCCTCGAAAGTGACCAGGGAGGGGGATGGAGACAAGAGACCCTGCAGAGAGGCATCAGCATCTTGGATTTGCTGGGCTTCAGTGCCAAGGTGAATCCCCTTTTATTGCTCGTTTTTCTTTTAAGGACATTTCATCCTTTAAATAGTTTTGCAGGTGGCACGGTACCTTGATCCATTGCTAATGAGAATGCTTTCCCGTATCGTCAGCG
Above is a genomic segment from Harpia harpyja isolate bHarHar1 chromosome 9, bHarHar1 primary haplotype, whole genome shotgun sequence containing:
- the TMEM120B gene encoding transmembrane protein 120B — protein: MRVQLERCRGEWRELEEEFRQLQETHKVYRQKLEEVTSLQTACSSSIHRQKKTLRDLKHSLQRCKPRASPEEFALIQEISTQIKERQNAFFDMEAYLPKKNGLYLNLVLGNVNVTLLSNQAKFAYKDEYEKFKLYLTIILLLGAVACRFILHYRVTDEVFNFLLVWYYCTLTIRESILISNGSRIKGWWVSHHYVSTFLSGVMLTWPDGLMYQMFRSQFLAFSIFQSCVQFLQYYYQRGCLYRLRALGERNHLDLTVEGFQSWMWRGLTFLLPFLFFGHFWQLYNAVTLFGLSRHKECKEWQVFVLAFTFLLLFLGNFLTTLKVVHTKLQKNKDKMKKL